GCCCACAAGTTGGTCATTGTAAATAAGCCGAGCAAAAACCCATTGCTTCCTGGCCAAGGGATGATGTTCCGAGCCATTTTGGATGGAGTTCCGTTGGGAGTTATGCATTCGGGCagattcatttaattttgagGCAGCAATTTCAGAAATTATACTTATTTTCTGGACACTTTTGAATACCCATCTTCGAGGAGATTAAATCccgaagttgctgctgctaacaACATTTCCgttttcgatttttatttgAGGCCACAAACATCACGCACTCGATCAACGCTCCTCGGAAATTTGTGGCTAATACGTTGCTAAGTGCCCGGCATTGTgtcatgctgctgcagaaggatGGTGAGTCATTCAAGTATCCATCAAATGCTGAAAGCTCTAACCACACGGCATTAGTTGGGTACCAGAGCAGACGCTTCGAAGTACAGCGGCAGTGAGAGGCCCGCAAACGGATCTATTTTCCCATTCAATTCCTGAGTGTGGCCCAGCAGGATGGGCAAATGCGTTAAGCAATTTGTAAATGTAACTAACAGATACAAATCTGCTGGAAATACATCTGCAACTGGAGCAGAGAGCATGGCAGGAAAGGAAGCGGCAAAgcatcaaaattaaaataagaaTCTCATCACTCAGCCGCAGACAAAGACACGGCGACcccgacagagagagagatacattCTGGCAGATATGACACTGGAAACAAACGACTCCAACAAATTAGactttttctttcgctttatTGAGGGCAATTTATCCGCAGCTAAATTGAAATACACACCATTTACCTGCAGACAACAGCGACACAGCCGCTGACTCCACTGACATTGACAAACCGAGTCCGGTTGGTAATCTACAGCATTTTATGGGTTGGGTTAATTCGTGACATCATCTTCTGCCGAGCAGCAGTCAGATAGGTCAAAGTGTACCACAAGCAATACAAAACTAAGCTGAAATGTAACTTTTATTGCAGTTTAAagatattttgttaattaaacaaaaaggaaatggaacTCTGAGCACCTGCAGCTATAGACTCGAGAGCAGTCGTAGGAACTTGCCACTCAAAAAAGTGCTataatcaacaaaataaaagggaacaAGGCAGGCCTGCCGCCTGTCTACCTCTAGGTCCAAGGCCCCATTGGCGTGCAACTCGCAGGTGAACGAGTTTTAgtccggcaccggcaccggcaccggcagagtttttgattttaatttagaTAAAGTGCGCTATGGAAATCAGTTTCGCTGTAACTTTCCCAGCTTATCCGAACTGTGATCGGGCCGAGACAACTAAACACTCCATGAACACAACACAACCGAGCGGGGGAGCGGGTGGAGCGGAGAACTGAGCAGTTCCCAAGCCAAGGTAAGCTGTAAATTGCACGCTTTCATGTAGATAATTAATCACCGGCTGCGTTCTGCAGGGGCAACTGAAGGCACCCTGCCAGGCAATGgaacattttcgcattttcgaACTCCGCCACGATATTGGCCTGTGGCTCCCTTTTGTGGCGAATGTAAATACAGTTCTATGTAGATTTATTCATGATCTTATCCGTATAATTTTCAGCGGGCGTACTGTGAGTTGGGGGATTTATGGCCGGCGCCCCTTTCGTGAATTCGCGGAAGTGAAATCAATTATACGCCCTGTTAGACACTAGATGCACGAAAGGAAACTGAAATGATTTGatataaatgaatgcaattaaacATTTGCAAAGTTCACAGTTCACACGCCGAATCCTTGCtggaaatattaatttgttcaggtacaaaaataaatgaagactGCTGCCATATTTGGTGAGAAATATCTTCGATTTGAATACCAAATCAAgagaaattcaaatttatggcaaataaaatgaactCCATTGCTCGAACGTAAACACATTTTCAAAGTACGCTCACGCACATACTCCAACATTGGCCTGACATTGGGCTTTGACTTGTGCCTGAAATTCtgccaaaaaaacaatcaaactCAACTATGAGAAATGGAAATTCTGGCAATTCTATCGAGGCACAtatcgaacacacacacacacactggtgCAACTGGGACAAAAGACTGGGCGGAGGAAATTCAGACCTCGTGAATATCTGACAGCATTTGCCAGTGCAATGgggaaaatattcaaatgtaaCTCAATTCCGAGAGCAATATGCGCTTGGAACCACTTGCAAGACAGCAACCACCAGAGGACGAgacattttgatttgatttatttataagtTCAATTTGTGCACATTATTTTTccaatattaagctttgatgTGGATGCAGCCCGCTGTGGACACCAGGGAATGCAAGcgaaaatcaattcaatttgccagTTGCCAAGTGCAAAACGAATGCCAAATGATAATGGCTAATATTTGTTAGCACTGAGGTGTGGTCTCCATTCTGATGGGGAAAAAATACAGAAAGTGTCGCCGCATATACCTTGCAGCATGTTGGGTCCACACATTACATAAAGTTGTGTCTTTGCCCGAAAGAACCTCAACTTTGCCGCATTCGTGGCTCGGCTAGTGCCAGCCCCGTGCTGGAAAACTTGCGGTGCTGCCTCATAACAAGCGACAACAAGAATGGGGTCGAAATTGCTGGGGAAGGCACAAGAGAcggtattttttgttgtgctatTTCTTCAGTTGCTGCACATAATTACATGAAAAGAAAATTAGTGTCGAGATTCGCCTTGAGCGCCGCTCCAGGTGAAAACTTTTAATGAGCAATTTTCTTACAAATTTCCAAGTGTTGccgcatttaatttttaattaagaattttctttttcagATCTGGCTGCAACTTTTCGTGGAAAGGCAATTTTCGTGGCGCGACGCGACAGAAGGCCTTTCAAACTGACCATTCTCCTGAGGGTTCTTCCATCAGTCTCGGCGTCGTTTAGGAGTCCAATACATCTTCTTACTCGTACAGTGGTATGTTCGAGGAGTGCCTGTGTGGGAGGTGCTaggtgtttgcttttatttatcgGTGGCAAAAAGAGCGAGTCCAGACCCGTGTTAATGGCCGATTGACACGCCACTTGGCCTTGATGGGGCTTTTAGACCGGCTCGTACTTGACTGCTGTTcccccaaaaaaacgaaaacagacgaaatggtggtgctgctgctgctggtgctggtgctccaCACTTTCACACGAttaatgtgtgtctgtgaggGGAGTGATGGGTTCATGTGTCCGGTCCCCACAACCTCCCATACGCGGTGTAATGAGGTGCTAACTGAGCGTGctgattgctgccatttttgaTAAGCGCTCCGCATTAATATTTTCTGGCGTTGGTTGCCACTCCATTGCCTTTGACTTCATGGCTCAATAACCACATTAGCTTGACACCTTCTTCAACACTTACACTCGCACCCAATTATAGTTAGATCTACAAAATATGAGGCCTTGGAACATAAGTCAGTGATGTGCTAGAATCAAATACTGAAATCCAAATTATAAGCCACGCCTCTCAGCTGCGGAATAATACAAATATGGCGGACTATACGAACGTGTTCCGGTGTCGGGGCCTGGTGATTGTGCAAGAGGTGCGTTGAGGTTTTACTGGAACTGAAGAAGACATCCAGACGTATGGGATAACAATTAAATGGCCACTTCAAATATGTATTTCCATATTCATAAATCTGCCTGCATGCTGGGCCGCTGTCTACGACCATGAATCGACATATGTATCTGTGAGGTGGGGGAAACAGGGTTCGAGGGCTTCCGACTAAATCAAGTGTCTGTTCGGTGTCAGTTTAATTGCAAACGTAAATTGGATGCTGTCATTTGGTACGTTTTCATTTGTTCGAAAGTTCATGTCGCCCTCTGTCTGGGTACAATTCCCCAGAAGCTCCACAGCTCCCCATTCACTTTTGCTGCCAGTCCGTTCTGACGGACATTGCTGGCAGTTGCTTCTGCAGCAGGAATCTGCAGAGAATGCAAACGTTGCACAAATCTGAGCTCTGTTAATTAGACTCATTTCGGAAAAGTTGCAGCTTGGGTTTTCTAAATTGGCATTTctgacagcagcaggctcTGGCAAGCTGATTCGAAATGAAAACTGACAGCTTGCTTGTGGGGAAACTAGAGCTGTTATTCTAATAATGGTACTCTAATGGTAATGTGGATAAGATCACAAAACAGATACACCCTTATCGTCCATCTGCTTCTTGCCTTCTTAGCGCAGTTTACCTTTCAGCAAATAGGTATGTAAGTACGCCAAGGACTCCATGGCTTAGAAAAGCTTCAGCTAACCCCAGAAAAGGGCATTGCTAGATGTCACTGTCGAAGAGCTTCTTGGTCAGTTTTGAGCGTGGAGTTGTTAGAGACACTAACGTGTGCAATGATAGCTCTCTGTCTGGAGTCCCACTCTATCATATGTTCCGTTTCCTAACTTACTTAGAACTTTTAGTAGAGTTTCACTGAGTCTGAGAAGGCTACGATATCTTTGCTAAAAGTTATAAGAAGTTCATAAATAATATACGGAAATCAGAATATCGAAATGGCTACAtcagaaaatcaaaaatataagACGGAACAGGAATACCGCGCCCAATACGAAACACGGGTGAAGCAACTAGGGCATGACGTCTTTGAATGTTTCTGCACTCTGGAGCAGGACAAGAAAATTGTAAAGGTGgcatcggaatcggaatcgcgTAATGACTCGGAAAAGAGAGTGGCCGTGTCCTGGCAGTATGATATGAAGGGGTTTTCATTGGAGGAGATGACCCTTTACCAGAAGGGCAACTGCTTGTTTCTTCGTGCGTACCACAAGTCTGGTGGGAAGTCCCTGAAAGTGAAGAGCGTAATTGTTCTCTCCGAGCATGTGGACGACTCGAACATATCCAGCCAATTTTCATCCTGTGGCATTCTCACCATAACTGTGCTGCTCAAAAACCATATTCCTGAGGCAAAGGATCGTTaactttatattttatattctcGCTACTTCGATTTTTGTTCAATAATTGTTATAATTTACCAATTAATACGCAAATGTTGAATATTTCTATTAATTCTTTTATTTAGAATGAGCAAGGTGcttgtggcatggggcagggtGGCCAGGACACAACCGGCTCTGGACTCCAGCAGGCAAAAGGGCAAGCATTCGGCTGACAAGGAGCATCGGGGACACAAGGCAGGAACATCATGTGCGGAGTGTGTGGAAGGGCTCTGGTCTGTGCATCCAGCTGTTTTTCAGTTCTCAAATTCTGTAGCAGCTCCTGCTTCAAATCCTCAATGGCAGtcttgcagcggcagccatcCTGATCCCACTCAGCGACGAGCTTGGGGCAGCACAGGTCACCGCGCTCAATGGGTCCTGTTGTATTACAGCTTGTCAGAAATGTAAAATTGCCGCTGTATTCACTCTGAGGACCTACAGGGCATGTATTGTCACCCAGCACTGGATTTGGAGGGCAAACATGTTCTGCTggttttttatttggtttttttccaCAACTTGAGCTCTTTCTACTTTAACTACTACTCAAGCTTGTTGTGGAATTCTTGTGTACACTTTTGGCAGTACAGTACGGCCTAGTGTTCCGACCTGAACAACTTCCATTGGACGGGGTTGTGTTGCAGCTCTTTGGATGTCGATGGTCGATGGAGCTCGGCGCACTATGCCTGGCTCTCTTCGATTCTGATTTATCCGATTGCACTAGGGTTCCTTGAGACACACAATTCGTGTTCAACACAACCCTTTTCTGCTTTGATCTTGCTTGCACTTGAATGCAAGGTCTTATAGTTGGCCGAAGGGGCTGCTTTTTATCCGCACTCACATCACAGCTGCTTCGTCCGTGCCTTCTTTGAAGAGAGGGCCTTGACATTTTGCCTTCCATGTTACAAGGATGAACTGTTCTATTCATTGTGGCAGTACGGATGGGGGCTTCCTTTCTGTGGTACTTGTCAGGAAAATGTTTCGATTGATTTCGCGATCCGCATGTTCTCGGACGTTGGATTCTGACATTTTTAAAGCGGTTTTCCCCGCAACTGCTTCGTGGTGTGTCCCAATGAGACGGGGTAGCGCATCCTGTGTGGCATTTGCGACATGTCTGGGTGGGCTGGGACTTCATGGTGCATGCAGCAGTATTCTTTCCATGACACTTGGTCTCAGATGATGTTACTCTCGGTGGTTCCGCCAGGCTTGCATCCGCTGTGCGTATGGTCAGGCAGATATTTATTTGACTGGGCTGCACGGGATCAAACGCTTCCTTGAACTCATTATCGTGGCAGTTGCAAGTATTGCGAAAGTGATTTGATTTGTCGCTGTAAGAGTccctgcagttgttgctgtagtcGTCGCTACAGTTATCGCTACTGTAGTCACTACAATTATTGCCAcagttgtcgctgctgctgtcgctaaAGTTTTCGCTACAATTGTCCACAGAGTTTGCGCTACAATTGTCGCTACTTCTGAGGTATCTGTCGCATACGCTGCACTCATCGGGGTTATAATCATAGGCTCCACACTGCACAGGCTGCTGAGCGGTATTTGCCCTGCTGCGTTCACTGGTGTTGTGTACATTGAACATTGAATATTCGTGATATTTTCTTCCATCAGCTTCATGTGGATTTTCCTGGCCCTGGCCTCTATACATGGTGGGGTAGCGGCACTCGTTATTTCTCCGCGAACAGTTTTGTTCAGCTCCGGAGTAAGATCTCTCCTGTCGAGGCTGCCTCTCGTTTTTCGTGGAAATTCCACACCCCATGGAGGAAAACTTGAAGCAATTAACCGGCTTGTAGCCCTTTAGTAGCAGAGATTTGCTTTTACAAAGTTTGGATCTATTAAGGCAAACTTTAGATTTCTTCACCAAACCAGAAATTCCATCCTTTAATGCTTTGCCGTCTGGGTGTCTTCCATCTTCCttgttgtatttattgaaAGCGTGACTGTGAGGATCAAGTGAGAGGTTTGATCCTTTGCCTACAGTTATATCGGAGGCAGATGTCGACAGCAAAGTATCGCAGCCTGCATCCAGGCTTTTGGGCGCTGATTTATTTGTATGAGGAATCCGTTGTCTCCTTCCATAAGGTATTTCGACAGGAGATAGGTGTACATCAGTCCTGTggtattttataattttacgGGGTATTTCCGAACCATCAACGTTATATTTAGACTTGACATGTTCCACCGCTCTTTTCGGAATATGagaagttttatttttcgattttttaaGATTTGATGAATAATCTCGGGGGTACTTGAGTGGCTGAGGAATGTTGGCAAAAGAATGGTATTGCTGGGAGGAAGTTTCTCTGCCAATTTGGTGTTTTTTCTTGTCAGCATAATAAGGTTTTCGGTGAGGAATATCTTCCTTCAAAAACGGACACCTTTCTTCatgcattttttcttttttcggaGAAGCATTCCTTTTCTGGTAGCGAACGCTTTCATATTGCTCAGGCATAGCTTCCGAAGAATTAACGTGCACACATCCAAATTCGTCCTTAGGATCCGCCTCAGCCTTGTTATATTTATCAGATTTTGTGGAAGCCTTATAATTTTTGGTGGCACCTTTAGAGGAAGGTTTGCTTGGAGGGTGCGCTCGTGCATCATAATAATCGTAGTCTGAAAACTCTCTGGGGGTGCCACCTTCTGCTTGATCCTTGTAATTACtgtttccatttaattttctatATTTCTTGAAGTCGTGGTAAGAGTTCGAATAATAATAGCCCGGGGAATTGTGGGTCGATGTACGTTCGGGTGGCACCGTCCCCTTGATTTGTTTCTGCCGCTCCCATGGTTGTCTGTAGATGGGAATGCTTGGCCTTGACACTAAATACTCTCCACTGAATACATCCTGAGATGGGGCCTCCGAGTAATGATTAAAGTCTCTATAAGATGGCGATATGAGAGGTGCTACTGGCGGAACTTCAGCGAACGATAAATGGTCATTATTGGGTTGAGGTCGACAGCGTGGTTCGTGGTACTGCCTGGGTACATTCTGGTAGTACTCATGGACATGGTACGCATATTCGGGATAGGCATATGCCTGAGCTTTGATGCCTGGCCTTAAGTCTGGTTCGTATCCTCTCTCCCTTATCCATTCGCGTTGCGGTTCGGGTGGGGGTGGATAATGTCTGTCATATGCGCTCTCTGAATTATTAAATTCATGTTTCGGGGTTTCATACCAGTTGCCATTCACTTCAGGAGAGTCATCccgctgcctggctgtcttATAAGCTCGATGATGAAAGTGCTTACGGCTTTTGGTGTACTCTCTATGACGATCGTTTTTAAGGATACTTCCTTTGCGGTCGCTCTGCAAAATATCATGACTTTGGGCATAAAACTTATTGGGTTCTTCAAACGACTTGGCACTCTCCTTGAGTCGATTCCCCAGCCCACCACCAGGATTGCGACCTACACATAgttgtatatttgtttgtttaagaATCTGCTTATTAATTCGGTAAATTGTTCCATCAACTTACTAATTTCAGCCTTTTGGTGATGATGATATCGCACTTCCTCCGAAATATCGATATTGAAACGCATCCAATCGTTCTCCATCTCGGTGGCCTCGAAGTGGATATGGCTTTTGGAGCTCATAGTTAATTCCATTTTTACCGCCACTCATGACCCCCACAACTAGATTATTTTGTAATGAATTTTGTAcatgtttgatttgttttgtctaTGAAGTGACAGGTGTGAAGATTGTTCGAAACTATTTGCAAACAAAGTACACGTTCTATCCcacaatttataaatatattgacTAAATAAATTTGGCACAAGCCGAGTAAAGAAAATCGATGAATTGTTGGTAAATGTCAATTGGTGAACCATTTATTGAAAGAACTTTTTGCAAATGCAGTTCGCAGGAAAAATAGCCAAGTAAATCGGAGATATCATAAAACATACAAAGTTCTTAATGCAAAGGTAAGCACATTCCGGGGATCTGACCCTGAGacacatttaaaataaaagaattgAGCGCCATTCCGGGAAAATTTCCTGTCTCTGCAGCTCCAACTTTTAATTGCAGCATTAACGCCCGaagtggcaaaaacaaaggaTGTAAACGCAAGGGTGGTGAATAGGGGGGAATCGTAGGGGAATGGTCGTCATTACTTGAAGGGTGCtagaaaatatgtttttaattgcggaaatatttccatttcaaaaaTGGATGTGATAATTTTTCAGAATTGCGCAAATTTCCATCACATTAAAAGTGCAGACAATGGGGATAGTAAAATGCAGCTAGCGAATAATGAAACCGTGTTCAAGTGCGGAAATgctgaaaattatttcaatgaaACAGAGCTAAGTGGTTTTTAAGTGCCCCAACGGTGGCAGGAGCACTCGAatacggacacggacactCCAACcttacaaaatgcaaatggaaagcgACAAATGCGTGGTATCCTGTACAAACAGAAGGTCAGATTATAAATCATTTCCAGTGAGGGTTATACTTACAACGTGCATTTCacattattataatattagaaaattaaatatttactagGCAAGCTTTGTGGCCATTTGTCACGGGGAAAGGCAGCTGGCCTAGAAGGCtgcaaaatgatttaattgtCGGCTAATAACGCGAGTCTTTGATGTCGCTAATTGCGCGAATTGAATCAGAAGGTGAAGGTGCTATAAAAGCTGCACCAAGCTATTCCTGAACCACATTCAGTTCGAGTCAAATTGCGAAATGGCACCTAAGGAGAGCCAGATCCCGACGAGGAGTGACTACTTTCGCGACCAGTGGCGAGCCTGGCGGATTCTTGGCGCACTGCAGCTCAATGCCCGGAATTACTGGAGTGGAGCCACGGTTCTCAACATTGTCGTGGCCCTGTACTCGCCTGCGCTTCTCCTTTCGATGTTTAGCTTCGATACGCCACTAGAGAATATCACCAACTTCAGTCTGTCGATAACCTCGACGGCCACAATACTGAAGTTCGGCCTGTACGTGGTGCATCTGGGAAGGCTCAGAGAAATGGAGAAGATTATCACCAGGCTGGACAATCGTGTAGCGGgtgcagcacagcagcagtgccatcGCCTgatggccaaaaagttgcgCAAATTGTCCAACGTGTTCCTGTACACTTATGGCTTTGTATTCTTGAACTCggaattttcatttctattCACGCGCGAGCGGAGCTTGCCATTTCCCTCGTGGTTTCCCTTCGACTGGAAGAACTCCACGACTAACTACATCGGAGCCCTGTGCTTTCAGTTGGTCTCAATATTCGGTCAGATTCTGCAGAACTTTGCAGACGACTCTTTCCCGCCGGTGGCTCTGTGCCTATGTGCGGAGCACTGTCAGCTGCTGATCTTGCGCATCTCCAGTATTGGCCACGAGTCCAACGAGCAGGATGCCAATGACGCAGAGCTCGTCCTATGCATCAAGGACCAGAAGGATCTCTATGGGTGAGCACCTCATCCTGCCATCTGTGGACACCTGTAGATAACTTTCGTTTCAGATTGCTTCAGCTCACAAGCGCTCTCATCTCGTGGCCCATGACGATCCAGTTCTTCGTCATGGCCCTCAATATTGGGGCTACCACGTTCGGTCTGGTCTTCTTTGCTGAATCCATGCAGGACCGAATGTACTTCGCCTCATATCTGTTGGCGCTTGTTCTGCAGACATATCCCATCTGCTTCTACGGCAGCCTCTTGGAGGAACGCTTCGGGGAACTCCACTACGCAGTCTTCTGCAGCAATTGGGTGAACCAGAACCGCAGATACCGTACCAACATGTTGATCCTCGCTGAACGCACCAAAAGTTACCCGCGTCTGCTGGCGGGCAACCTGGTGCCCATACACCTGAGCACATTTCAAGCGAGCTGCAAGGCGGCCTACTCTTTCTTCACCTTGATCGGCAACACTCGCGACAGGGCCAAGTCGAACTAGGTTTCATTTCCGCTAACTAGTCACCTGGCTATATAACTCACAATGTTTAAGCACCAGTCGCACCCCAAACACATTTAGTTGTTCAATAAATACACAAGTTCACCTTGCACGTAAATTAATTGTGTTAAAAATTTAGCGTTAACATGGCCATGGAAACAATTTTGGGCATCAAGGGACCGGACTTCGTGATGCTTGCCTCTGACACAATGCAGGCCAAGTCCCTGATCTTCATGAAAGATGGTAAGCTAATGTCTGGTGAGCTCTTTCAATGCCTGATAGTTATCCTGTTGCTCCTTACAGACCAATCGAAAATACACAGACTCTCGGACTTCTCCATGATAGCCACAGTGGGCGATGGTGGCGACACCCTTCAGTTTACGGACTATGTATCCAAGAACCTGCATCTGTACAAGATCGCCAACGGGTACCATTTGAGTCCACGTGCAGCAGCCCACTTCACCCGCAAGAATCTGGCCGACTATATACGCACCAATACCCGATACCAGGTGGCAATGTTGCTGGCAGGCTACGACGTCGTCGAGGGACCCGACCTGCATTACATCGACTCCTTCGGAGCTGCTCAGTCCATTAACCATGCCGGTCACGGATGGGGCAGCATTTTCTGTGGCAGCATCCTGCAAAGGTACTGGCACCAGAAGCTGACCCAAGCGGAGGCTGTTTCCATCCTGAAGAAGTGTGTGGCCGAGATCCAGAAGCGTTTAATCATCAACCAGCGGAATTGGGACGTGTTCGTGGTGGACCGTAGTGGAATGCGTCAGATGGAAAGCATCAATCCGGCCTCACTGAGCTTTGACGTTCTCAGCTTGAACTGGTAGAACGGAATCACTGGAACCAGTCTTCAGTTTCCTAAAGCCTAATAATTGTGCACTTTATTTTGGTAAACTTTTACTTGAATGCTCGAACAATTTCCCAGGGATTAGTTGACGTTGCCAGCTCGGATTAGAGTGGGTAAGCCTCTCGAGGGTGGGGATTTGCACGGTGTGAGGAGTACATGGCACGGCTGACTGCGTCCATGTATTAGCATATGTGGCCGCCTCTTGTTCCCCACACACAACCGTACATATATGCCGTCGTACATGCCGTCTGTTTGGACGATTGTGAGTGGgtttgtttgtgcaacaaTGACACATACTCGTGCAGAAATGGACTGGTGACTGCTACATGAAACGCCAACTGTTGCGAATCGGAAGCAGAAAAGCCAACATGTCTCTATTTCCCATTTGAACAGCATTCAgtcagccagacagacagtctGTCATGGGGGTGGAGTCAGCAAAACTCATAAAAATGAGCACAGATTGCTGCAAAAATGGACTCACATTGTGCTGTGTTTAGCTGAGGTTGAGTCGAGGGTTTGCCGGGCTGGACTCGATGGTGCTGGAGTCCGTTGCCAGCCAGTTCTCTGTGTTCAAGTTTTCATTGCTAATTGGCTGCACATGACGGAGTATCACCAATTGAGGTGGTACTCTGGCAGTGATCGGAACCGTGAAATGTCAACAATCGCAGCGATGAGAAGCGGACACCATTGCAGAAAGTCTTCCTATGCGATtcctgccaaaaaaaatgaacGGATGGTACCCATTCGTAAAACCAAAGCCCTTCAGCCATTTCCCCACTGTTGAGTTGAggcaaaaatgcatttgccaaaGTGTATTGAATGAGCTTCAGtatttcattcatttgaaatgataaattatacaataaattgcaattaataagCTCCGCACGTAATGTGAGTGCCATTAGAAActaattatacattttatttaatggaCGAGTTCAAATGTTTACAAGAGCTTCTGCATCAGTCTCGTGGAATATAAAGCtgattgaaatttaattgatttatctAAAACATACTTCATGCATATATTTAACAGTTTTCTAGGAATAAATATACCGTTTTTTCAATTCATCGCGTCTCTAGTCGTCAGTGCCACCCGCTTCAGTGTTTCCCAAAGTTTTTTCGAGCAGCGGAACAACTTTTGACATGTGAGCGTCTCAAGTGAGCGCTGCTGTCTCACGCCACCTGTGCCCCAGACCTGTCGCGCCATGAAATATATTCACGAGTGGCGAAAAACTCAGTGTCTCCGAGTCGGGGGCAAGCAGATAATGTGCATGTAAACTCCTGTGTAACCATACTCCGACTTCTGCCAGCCCAGTCTTCGCCACCCCAACCGCGGGCCAGCCAGCAATTTGTGACGTTTAGGGGCGCAACGAGGCAGCGACTTCTTGACAGGACATTAACTTCCTTGCCGAGCGGAGCAGCTTCTTCGACTGTCTGACTGCTTGCGGATGAGTGTGTGACGACTCTGATGATGATTCATGATGATGATCCTTGCAGTTTTCTTCTCCCTGTTGTTTCCGTTGCCATTTTCGTAGTCATTTTTCATTGGCAAAGGGCGGATGGGAGCTGTAGGAAGGGGCCCTTTTTCGACGGCCtattagtttttattatttgttgcaattaGTTTCTCGGCCTCTGCCGGATACGGGTCCAAGGACAAGTCCGGACCCTGGCCCAGCGGCCTCGGCCCGTCTTTTATGACACttttctgcacatttttcaCCGGAATGAGCGTCATCTGTTGCCGCTGGCTGCCACGGCTGCGTTTTTCTCGCTGGCATTGACAAGAGCCAAACAATGGCAGGCTGCTCGTACTATCTATGataaattatggccaaaagTCAAAGTCATCAATCAGAGGGCCATGTTTTATGTGCCGCCCGtggccatttgccatttgtttcaAGCCCCATTCCAGGTCTTGGCTACGCCCACGCCCAGGCCCACGCCCATCCAGTGGCATATGCAGAAGGATCTGGGCTACAAGACAGATGGCAGCCAGAAGgattaaa
The sequence above is a segment of the Drosophila subobscura isolate 14011-0131.10 chromosome U, UCBerk_Dsub_1.0, whole genome shotgun sequence genome. Coding sequences within it:
- the LOC117901792 gene encoding uncharacterized protein LOC117901792; protein product: MATSENQKYKTEQEYRAQYETRVKQLGHDVFECFCTLEQDKKIVKVASESESRNDSEKRVAVSWQYDMKGFSLEEMTLYQKGNCLFLRAYHKSGGKSLKVKSVIVLSEHVDDSNISSQFSSCGILTITVLLKNHIPEAKDR
- the LOC117901791 gene encoding uncharacterized protein LOC117901791 is translated as MELTMSSKSHIHFEATEMENDWMRFNIDISEEVRYHHHQKAEISRNPGGGLGNRLKESAKSFEEPNKFYAQSHDILQSDRKGSILKNDRHREYTKSRKHFHHRAYKTARQRDDSPEVNGNWYETPKHEFNNSESAYDRHYPPPPEPQREWIRERGYEPDLRPGIKAQAYAYPEYAYHVHEYYQNVPRQYHEPRCRPQPNNDHLSFAEVPPVAPLISPSYRDFNHYSEAPSQDVFSGEYLVSRPSIPIYRQPWERQKQIKGTVPPERTSTHNSPGYYYSNSYHDFKKYRKLNGNSNYKDQAEGGTPREFSDYDYYDARAHPPSKPSSKGATKNYKASTKSDKYNKAEADPKDEFGCVHVNSSEAMPEQYESVRYQKRNASPKKEKMHEERCPFLKEDIPHRKPYYADKKKHQIGRETSSQQYHSFANIPQPLKYPRDYSSNLKKSKNKTSHIPKRAVEHVKSKYNVDGSEIPRKIIKYHRTDVHLSPVEIPYGRRQRIPHTNKSAPKSLDAGCDTLLSTSASDITVGKGSNLSLDPHSHAFNKYNKEDGRHPDGKALKDGISGLVKKSKVCLNRSKLCKSKSLLLKGYKPVNCFKFSSMGCGISTKNERQPRQERSYSGAEQNCSRRNNECRYPTMYRGQGQENPHEADGRKYHEYSMFNVHNTSERSRANTAQQPVQCGAYDYNPDECSVCDRYLRSSDNCSANSVDNCSENFSDSSSDNCGNNCSDYSSDNCSDDYSNNCRDSYSDKSNHFRNTCNCHDNEFKEAFDPVQPSQINICLTIRTADASLAEPPRVTSSETKCHGKNTAACTMKSQPTQTCRKCHTGCATPSHWDTPRSSCGENRFKNVRIQRPRTCGSRNQSKHFPDKYHRKEAPIRTATMNRTVHPCNMEGKMSRPSLQRRHGRSSCDVSADKKQPLRPTIRPCIQVQARSKQKRVVLNTNCVSQGTLVQSDKSESKRARHSAPSSIDHRHPKSCNTTPSNGSCSGRNTRPYCTAKSVHKNSTTSLSSS
- the LOC117901974 gene encoding odorant receptor 23a, with product MAPKESQIPTRSDYFRDQWRAWRILGALQLNARNYWSGATVLNIVVALYSPALLLSMFSFDTPLENITNFSLSITSTATILKFGLYVVHLGRLREMEKIITRLDNRVAGAAQQQCHRLMAKKLRKLSNVFLYTYGFVFLNSEFSFLFTRERSLPFPSWFPFDWKNSTTNYIGALCFQLVSIFGQILQNFADDSFPPVALCLCAEHCQLLILRISSIGHESNEQDANDAELVLCIKDQKDLYGLLQLTSALISWPMTIQFFVMALNIGATTFGLVFFAESMQDRMYFASYLLALVLQTYPICFYGSLLEERFGELHYAVFCSNWVNQNRRYRTNMLILAERTKSYPRLLAGNLVPIHLSTFQASCKAAYSFFTLIGNTRDRAKSN
- the LOC117901975 gene encoding probable proteasome subunit beta type-2, translated to MAMETILGIKGPDFVMLASDTMQAKSLIFMKDDQSKIHRLSDFSMIATVGDGGDTLQFTDYVSKNLHLYKIANGYHLSPRAAAHFTRKNLADYIRTNTRYQVAMLLAGYDVVEGPDLHYIDSFGAAQSINHAGHGWGSIFCGSILQRYWHQKLTQAEAVSILKKCVAEIQKRLIINQRNWDVFVVDRSGMRQMESINPASLSFDVLSLNW